In a genomic window of Methanosarcina horonobensis HB-1 = JCM 15518:
- a CDS encoding dihydrofolate reductase family protein gives MSVIRKVVMFNRISIDGFFAGPNGEIDWFIVDPELDKALHEMGQPDTDLPGTVLLGRVTYQLFESFWPKVAADPEAPEEARATAEELNRMTKVVFSKTLKEVSWQNTRLVKGNVTEEVSRLKQEKGSDILIFGSGTIVQQLTSEGLIDEYLLAVTPVVLGAGKPLFKGVKKLNFKLLETKNFKSGNVLLHYETEKRTPSSPAKRND, from the coding sequence GTGAGTGTTATAAGAAAAGTTGTAATGTTTAATCGAATCTCTATTGATGGCTTTTTTGCCGGACCGAACGGAGAAATCGACTGGTTTATAGTGGACCCTGAACTTGACAAAGCATTGCACGAAATGGGCCAACCTGATACAGATCTACCTGGTACGGTTTTACTTGGCAGAGTGACCTACCAGCTATTCGAAAGCTTCTGGCCAAAGGTGGCTGCCGACCCGGAGGCTCCCGAAGAAGCACGAGCTACTGCTGAAGAATTAAACCGGATGACCAAAGTTGTTTTTTCGAAAACTTTGAAAGAGGTTTCCTGGCAGAACACCAGACTAGTTAAAGGCAATGTTACGGAAGAAGTAAGCAGATTAAAACAGGAAAAAGGCTCTGACATCCTGATATTTGGCAGTGGCACGATTGTACAGCAGCTTACTTCCGAAGGATTAATTGATGAATATTTATTGGCGGTAACCCCGGTTGTTCTGGGAGCAGGAAAACCGCTGTTTAAAGGCGTTAAAAAATTAAATTTTAAGCTTTTGGAAACAAAGAATTTCAAATCCGGAAATGTTTTGCTTCACTATGAAACTGAAAAAAGAACACCCAGTTCTCCAGCTAAGAGAAATGACTGA
- a CDS encoding DUF1579 family protein, translating into MSDNDTQLEQQPKPDSALKRLEGLVGTWSIKGRTLDSKTDNVSALTTFEWLPGGFFLKQSFEADFMGMKIQSLELIYYDLENDTFPSLVYSNLAGVPIPYRYDIKGKDVIITTDLGGGAKMTGKISEDGNTFSGGWRPNPGKESSGNVAYDFIGTRIK; encoded by the coding sequence ATTTCAGACAATGACACGCAATTAGAACAGCAACCCAAACCTGACTCTGCACTCAAACGCCTGGAAGGGCTGGTCGGCACGTGGAGTATAAAAGGTCGTACTCTTGATTCTAAAACCGATAATGTATCTGCACTTACTACTTTTGAATGGCTGCCTGGAGGATTCTTTTTAAAACAGAGTTTCGAGGCTGATTTTATGGGCATGAAAATCCAGAGCCTTGAACTCATTTACTATGATCTGGAGAACGATACATTCCCTTCACTTGTCTATTCTAATCTGGCAGGAGTGCCGATTCCATACAGATATGACATTAAGGGCAAAGATGTGATAATCACGACGGATCTGGGTGGAGGGGCAAAAATGACGGGCAAAATAAGCGAAGACGGTAACACCTTTTCAGGCGGCTGGAGACCGAACCCGGGAAAAGAAAGTTCCGGAAATGTAGCTTATGACTTTATTGGAACCCGTATAAAGTAG
- a CDS encoding alpha/beta fold hydrolase → MQAHGHTADIDRPLRFELMAEDVAALMKHLGIEKADFTGYSLGAGVALQIAIRHPDLIHKIVVISAPVKQSGWYPEVLDLMAQMGPDTAKSIKQTQLYQFYPDTDWEALFTKLGDLVRQDFDWSKEITAIKSPVMIVFADADSVRMAHIMEFFAQFGGGQRDVGLDRALRPQAQLAILPGTTHYDILSFPMLAAIITRFLDSPMPEGM, encoded by the coding sequence GTGCAGGCGCATGGACATACAGCAGATATTGACAGGCCACTCAGATTTGAATTGATGGCTGAGGATGTTGCAGCACTGATGAAGCATTTGGGTATCGAAAAAGCAGACTTTACGGGTTACTCTCTTGGCGCAGGCGTAGCACTGCAAATAGCTATCCGTCACCCGGATTTAATTCACAAGATAGTAGTGATCTCGGCTCCGGTTAAGCAGAGTGGATGGTATCCCGAGGTTCTGGATCTCATGGCACAGATGGGTCCCGATACTGCAAAATCTATCAAGCAGACTCAGCTCTATCAGTTTTATCCCGATACTGACTGGGAAGCGCTCTTTACCAAACTCGGCGACCTTGTCAGGCAGGACTTTGACTGGTCGAAAGAAATAACTGCGATCAAATCACCCGTAATGATCGTCTTCGCGGATGCGGACAGCGTCCGTATGGCGCATATTATGGAATTCTTTGCACAATTTGGCGGCGGGCAGCGGGATGTCGGCCTGGACAGGGCTCTGAGACCTCAGGCACAGCTCGCTATTCTGCCAGGCACAACGCACTACGACATTCTCTCTTTCCCTATGCTGGCTGCAATTATTACACGGTTTCTTGACTCGCCCATGCCAGAAGGGATGTGA
- a CDS encoding VOC family protein, which yields MQKITPFLWFDSQAEEAVNFYTSVFKNSKILSTTRYGEAEPGLKGGVMSMTFQLEGQEFIALNGGPEFTFSPAISFFVNCETQEEVDELWEKLSEDGEKQGPAWIKDRYGVSWQIVPTVLGELLSDPDPEKSRRVMEAMLQMDKIDIKKLKQAHKGQ from the coding sequence ATGCAAAAAATTACCCCGTTTTTATGGTTCGACAGCCAGGCTGAGGAGGCGGTTAACTTTTATACCTCCGTTTTCAAGAATTCAAAAATATTGAGCACTACGCGCTACGGAGAAGCAGAGCCTGGCTTGAAGGGAGGTGTAATGTCCATGACATTCCAGCTTGAAGGACAGGAATTCATCGCTCTAAATGGCGGCCCGGAATTTACTTTCTCACCAGCTATATCGTTTTTCGTCAATTGCGAAACGCAGGAAGAAGTAGATGAGTTGTGGGAGAAGCTCTCCGAGGACGGAGAAAAACAGGGGCCTGCATGGATTAAAGACAGATACGGCGTTTCATGGCAAATCGTTCCCACTGTCTTGGGCGAGCTATTGAGTGACCCTGATCCTGAAAAATCAAGAAGAGTTATGGAAGCAATGCTTCAGATGGATAAAATTGACATAAAAAAACTAAAACAGGCGCATAAGGGACAATAA